GCGCGGGCCATGGCCACGATGTCCGCCTGGCCGTTGGCAACGACGGCCTCGGCTTCATCGGGGCCGCGGATGCGCCCGGCCACGGTGACCGGCACCGACAGCGCCTCCGTGAAGCGCGCCGACTGCTCCGCCAGCTGGACCCGCGGATAGCCCATGGGAGAAATGGTCTCCGCAAAATTGGCGTTCGAACCGCTCATGACGCTTACGTAGTCGGTAACGCCCGCCTCGGCAATCGTTACCATGGCAGCCAGGGATTCTTCGATACCGTAGCCGTCCGGGTCGCCCGGAATGGCGTGGAAGACCGAAGTGCGCAAACCCACGGCCGCCTTTCCGGAAACTCTCTTTCTTATCGCTTCCAGAACCTCGATGACGAAGCGGCAGCGGTTCGCGACCGACCCGCCGTAACCGTCGGTCCTGTGGTTGAGCTGCGGGCTGAGAAACGAACCGAGCAGGTAGTCGGAAGCGGTCTGGACCTCGATAACGTCGATCCCGGCCCTGGCGCATCGCTCGGCCGCGTCGGCGTAATAGCCCACCATGTCCCTGATCTCGGCAACGGAAATGGCCTTGGGCACCTGGCCGATCTGCACGGAAGGAATCGCCGACGGGGCCAGCGCGACCGCGCCGCGCCCGAAAGGAACGTTGTGGCCGCCGTGCCAGAGGATGATGGACAGCCTGGATCCAGCTTCATGGACAGCCTCGGCGGTGTGGGTCAGTGGGTCGATGATCTCGTCCCGCCACAGCTCCAGTTGGCCGGTCCAGGTGAGGCTGTCGGGATGCACCGGGGCGGACTCGATACCTACCAGAGCGGCGCCTCCAAGGGCCCGCCGCACCAGGTAGGCGTGATAGCGCTCGGTAATCAGACCGGATGAATCCCCGTGCACCATGGAGTGTCCCGGAATGATCACCCGGTGATCCAGCCGCACCGGCCCCAGAGAGATGGGGGTGAAAAGGTGGGGGTAGCGATGCTCGGGAGGCGTCGCGGGATCCGGCATGCGTTCGTTTCCGGTTGGATTAGGCCGTCGGGTGCAAAGAATATCCCACCGCGCCGCCGTTAAACTTCACCGTATCGATATGTCCACTATCCGAAGCGCCGTA
The sequence above is a segment of the Gammaproteobacteria bacterium genome. Coding sequences within it:
- a CDS encoding NAD(P)-binding protein, yielding MPDPATPPEHRYPHLFTPISLGPVRLDHRVIIPGHSMVHGDSSGLITERYHAYLVRRALGGAALVGIESAPVHPDSLTWTGQLELWRDEIIDPLTHTAEAVHEAGSRLSIILWHGGHNVPFGRGAVALAPSAIPSVQIGQVPKAISVAEIRDMVGYYADAAERCARAGIDVIEVQTASDYLLGSFLSPQLNHRTDGYGGSVANRCRFVIEVLEAIRKRVSGKAAVGLRTSVFHAIPGDPDGYGIEESLAAMVTIAEAGVTDYVSVMSGSNANFAETISPMGYPRVQLAEQSARFTEALSVPVTVAGRIRGPDEAEAVVANGQADIVAMARAFIADPDWVLKVRRGEEERIRPCMSCNQVCLGFATLALPAGCNINASAGREFELPGRAPAPSRKHVAVVGGGPAGLECARVAAQRGHAVTLYEATGELGGALRLAALCPHREEMLPALRWWESELARLGVTVRLNTAVRDPGELDANEIVWATGGSPGWTWLWRNRPRMTDGIPGAERLPHGRDILAGKQSVSGSVLVIDEEGNWPAVNLVEYLAAMDGVSGVTVATASALFGDPELSLTGELPLVTRRLESAGVEVCRGTFVKEVRDDTAITTDGKELGAFDALVLSMGAVANPSPDGVSAIGDCVAPRSIWAAVQDGARLALDL